The DNA sequence CTGCCTTTCGGTTCGAAGATGCAGTCCATCGCCGTCGCCCTTTTCGCGGAGGCGCATTCCGATGTGCGCGTGCAGATGCTCCCGCCCGTGAGCTACGGCGGCGCCGGCTACTCCCACGGTGTCGGCGAAACGTATCTGCTTCCGCTCGGAGACTTCGGGCGACTCAGCACGACCGTCAGAGCCATCAATGCGCTGTGCATCGAGGAGGACGTCGACAAGCGACCGCGGACAACCGCGGTAGCTTTGACCGACCCGCTGGGAGGGGCGCTCTAATGTCATTTTTCTCTGTGCTTGACGCCGCGAAGGCCGCAGACCGGACTGACTTCGAAGTGAAGAAGTTGCACCTCAATCTGTGGTCCCTCGCGGCGCTCGGAATTCACCGCCGAATGTTTGTCCTCGATGTCGGACTGCTCATCGAGGCCAAGACGAAGAACGTCGGTCAGATCACTCTCGCTCTCCCTTTCGACACTTTGGCACCGTCAAGCCTTCATTCGAAGGTGCTTGACCGTAAGCTTGCTGGCCTCATCTTCGACCGTGAGGTCAGCTTCGACGGCGACAAGGTCACCTACGGAAGCACCACATTCACCGCGCTGGAAGCGATGACGCAGATGGCGACGAAGGTCGATGCGTTCACACAGCGCGGCTTCTCGCTGTGGGACATCCCGCTGACGAAAGAGATTCAGAAGGGGGATTCTGCGTACATTCGAGTCCGTTTCCCCATCAGCGGCATCGGCCGAACCTGGCAGTGGACGAAATCTCGCCTCGTGAGGAACGGCGCGATCTTCGACTTCCGCATCTCCGATATTCGCAGTTCTCAGAAGGTCGCTGGCGGCTCGCAGCTGATCGACCGTATCCGGCCGATCCGTTCGGTCGCCGCGTTCGTGATGGCCCCGATCTGGCTCCATGCAGCGACGCTGCACCCGGAACCGGCGTACATCCGGTTGCTCGAGGGGAACGTCTGGTCTGACTACCTCGAGCGGTCGCCGGAACTGTCGCGCAGGTCTCGTCTCGTCGTGTACTACTGGCGAGAAGAGCCCGCCCCGGGTAAACCCATCACCACGCAGAACCCGATGCGCGCATTCGCCCAGTTCCGCGTTACGGCGAGATCCTCTGCGATTCGCACGGCCCTTATCGCGTCCCCCGTCCTCGCGTTCGTCGTCTGGGGACTCTTCGGTGTGCCCGTGCGAGCCGAGATCGTCCAGTGGTGGAATGAGACGTGGGCAGCTATTACCGGCTTCATCGCGCCGAACGGGGTCGCAATCATCTCGGTTGCTGTTGGTATCGCAGTGATCGCCGCCATACTGCGTCTCGTGGGGTGGTCGAAGAGCATCGGCCGCTGGGTCAAGACACGGTTCCACGATTTCGAGCAGTGGTTGTTTCACTTTCTCCGCGACGTCGGGCCCCGAGACTGAGTCGCAGGCTCAGTGCGCTGGTCGCAATCAGAACACTCGACGGTGCAAGTGCTCCGCCACACAGCCCGACTTGGTATGGGCCGGCTTAGCTCCGTCACGTGCCCCGGGGTTGTCACCCTCGCGACGTGTCCGCAGAAACTCGAGCGACTGCGGATCGTTTCAACGGCCCATGTGCTGTGCGCTCACGCTCTATCGCCGCGGAGAAGTAGGGGAAAGACCAGCGAGCGGCGGCGCGGCTGCCATGTCGCGCGCCGCGCTCTGGATCATCGGACTCGGAAGGGGTGACTCCGTGACGCTCGTCGGTCAGAGCGCGCGGCTGTAGACGTCCTCGTCGCGACCCACGCCGTACCGATCTCTTTCAGTGGCGATGCGCACAAACCTGCGTGAAGAGAGCAAGGGGGACAGCTCGTCCCTCACCGTCGTCGCCCCAGTGATGTAAACCTCGGTACATTCCGCCTGCTGGGCGCGCAGGAGCGCAGCGTCAAGCAGCGTGCGTCCGACGCCGGCGCCTCGATGCCCAGGAGCAACGTACAGCGTCGAAACCTTGAATCGGTGGGCATCTTTGGCGATGCCGAGCATCACTCCGACGAGCGTGCCAGCGTGGTCACGCACCAAGTGAGCGACGGCTTTGCCCTCGTCGATAAGTCGAAGTCGGGCATCAAGCCACTGCTCGCCACCCGGATACAGGACGGGGAGGAAGTCCAGAAGCTCCCGTACGTCTGAATGCCAGCTGTTGTCGTTCGCGTGGTTCAGTTGGAGACGGGGCGGAAGAAGTCTCGTCATTACATCACCTTCAATCGACTCACTTCGAATGATAGCTGCTCGTTCATATGAGCGACCGGCGGAAACGTGGGTACGCTGCATATCCCGCACATCCTCGCCGGCTGCCGACGGCAGTCCATCAACGATAGCGGTTGCCGGGGACGTTTCGTCAGGCGTGTCGCCTGCGTGCGCCACGTCCCTCAGTTCCGGGTTTCTTGACATGCTTTGCTATGCGCGTCGTGGGATCCGAGAACCCGCGCACCCGTCCTCACCACCGCATGTCGCACTACCGCCCCACTGAGGCGGTCAGGCGGGGAGCCCGAAGGGCAAAGCCCGCCCAAGGCTCTAGACATCAGGCCACGCGGTTTCCCATCAAGCAGCGGTCAGAAGCGCGCCAGAACGTCATCGACACCAGCGCGGAAGCGCGGGCACGTTGCGATGTCATGAGAACGGCAGTTCATCGCGTGCTCCGTCATCTCGCGCGACCGCCGCATGTCTTCCATGCGGCGGTCG is a window from the Microbacterium sp. LWO14-1.2 genome containing:
- a CDS encoding GNAT family N-acetyltransferase, with protein sequence MTRLLPPRLQLNHANDNSWHSDVRELLDFLPVLYPGGEQWLDARLRLIDEGKAVAHLVRDHAGTLVGVMLGIAKDAHRFKVSTLYVAPGHRGAGVGRTLLDAALLRAQQAECTEVYITGATTVRDELSPLLSSRRFVRIATERDRYGVGRDEDVYSRAL